In Acidobacteriota bacterium, the following are encoded in one genomic region:
- a CDS encoding polysaccharide deacetylase family protein has product MSRPFPIPVFMYHHVEPLPLEPEPLHGDSYVPRKRFAEHLDRLREWGYATLTLGDAVERWSTGAELPRRPVVLTFDDGCRCFAEHAWPELQSRGMTATLFAVAGQLGGTNAWDLETEDPAERERREDLLDAEAFAALAREGVEVACHGHDHIDLRGASAHRLDHELTAAKERLEEITGRRVTSFCYPYGHLDEAAAAAVRDAGYRAAVGIREGTHRDRLLALPRFVIRPGDSDFELRLKATGAYRWWRRLPRLGLLATLRRWTSRENRRET; this is encoded by the coding sequence ATGAGCCGCCCTTTCCCCATTCCCGTCTTCATGTATCACCACGTGGAGCCCCTGCCCCTCGAGCCCGAGCCCCTCCACGGCGACAGCTATGTGCCCCGCAAACGCTTCGCCGAGCATCTGGACCGTCTCCGGGAGTGGGGCTACGCCACCCTCACCTTGGGGGATGCGGTGGAGCGCTGGAGCACCGGCGCTGAGCTGCCTCGTCGGCCGGTGGTGCTGACCTTCGACGACGGATGCCGCTGCTTCGCCGAGCACGCCTGGCCCGAGCTGCAGAGCCGCGGCATGACCGCCACCCTCTTCGCCGTCGCCGGCCAGCTGGGGGGCACCAACGCCTGGGATCTGGAGACGGAAGACCCCGCGGAGCGGGAGCGGAGGGAGGATCTGCTGGACGCCGAGGCCTTCGCCGCCCTCGCCCGGGAAGGAGTGGAAGTGGCCTGCCACGGGCACGATCACATCGACCTGCGGGGCGCATCCGCCCACCGGCTGGACCACGAGCTGACCGCGGCCAAGGAGCGGCTGGAGGAAATCACCGGCCGGCGGGTCACGAGCTTTTGCTACCCCTACGGCCATCTCGACGAGGCGGCGGCGGCAGCGGTCCGCGACGCCGGCTACCGCGCTGCCGTAGGAATTCGGGAAGGGACCCACCGAGACCGGCTGCTGGCCCTGCCGCGCTTCGTCATCCGCCCCGGCGACAGCGATTTCGAGCTGCGCCTGAAGGCCACCGGCGCCTATCGTTGGTGGCGCCGTCTGCCTCGCCTCGGATTGCTCGCCACCCTCCGGCGGTGGACGAGCCGGGAGAACCGGCGTGAAACCTGA
- a CDS encoding acyl carrier protein, with protein sequence MDVVKIRARVKEIISNITSIPVEEIADDASFREDLDLDSLSLMEVGVDVDYEFKLGLPEERMQELQTVQDTVNLVVSQQQKTAVEA encoded by the coding sequence ATGGATGTCGTTAAGATTCGAGCCCGCGTCAAAGAGATCATTTCCAACATCACCAGCATCCCTGTCGAGGAGATCGCCGACGATGCTTCGTTCCGCGAAGATCTGGACCTCGACTCCCTCTCGTTGATGGAAGTCGGGGTGGACGTCGACTACGAGTTCAAGCTGGGGCTGCCGGAAGAACGGATGCAGGAGCTTCAGACGGTGCAGGACACCGTCAACCTGGTGGTCAGCCAGCAGCAGAAGACCGCGGTCGAGGCCTGA
- a CDS encoding MATE family efflux transporter, producing the protein MKPEQPSADDSPEGFDSPQASPEAPPEAITEATATAAVPTVRRRGPLAAILEALRGTDEDYTEGSLSRAITLLAIPMVLEMVMESIFAVADIFFVGRLGAEAVATVGLTESLLTVIYSLAVGLSMPAAAMVARRIGEKRPEEAAVAAVQGWFVALVAALGLGLPGAIYAPDLLRLMGASDAVLAQGTMYTRIMLGSNAVIFLLFLNNAVFRGAGDATSAMRALWLANAINLVLDPCLIFGLGPFPELGLTGAAIATATGRGIGVLYQLRVLHRGVGRVRITAAQLRWQGDVMLRLLRLSIGGIGQYLVATASWIALVRITATFGSAALAGYTIGLRLIVFALLPSWGLGNAAATLVGQCLGAGKPDRAARAVWVSGLYNMVFLGLVSVAFIAFPRPLIALFTDQPEVLDIGASCLRIVAYGYLFYAWEMVLVQSFNGAGDTTTPTYINLFSFWICQIPMAYALAHYTPMGVDGVFAAVAVSYSIAAVIALVLFRRGTWKTRVV; encoded by the coding sequence GTGAAACCTGAGCAGCCCAGCGCAGACGACTCTCCCGAGGGCTTCGACTCCCCGCAAGCCTCCCCCGAAGCACCCCCTGAAGCGATCACTGAAGCGACAGCCACCGCCGCCGTCCCGACGGTGCGCCGGCGGGGCCCCCTGGCGGCCATCCTCGAAGCGCTGCGGGGCACCGACGAAGACTACACCGAGGGCAGCCTGAGCCGCGCCATCACCCTGCTGGCCATCCCCATGGTGCTGGAGATGGTGATGGAGTCGATCTTCGCCGTCGCCGACATCTTCTTCGTCGGCCGCCTGGGGGCGGAGGCGGTGGCCACCGTCGGCCTCACCGAGTCCCTGCTGACGGTGATCTATTCGTTGGCGGTGGGCCTGAGCATGCCCGCCGCCGCCATGGTCGCCCGCCGCATCGGCGAGAAGCGCCCCGAGGAGGCGGCGGTGGCGGCGGTCCAGGGGTGGTTCGTGGCCCTGGTGGCGGCGCTGGGGCTGGGGCTACCGGGGGCGATCTACGCGCCGGACCTGCTGCGGCTGATGGGAGCCTCCGACGCGGTGCTGGCCCAGGGCACGATGTACACCCGCATCATGCTGGGCTCCAACGCCGTCATCTTTCTCCTCTTCCTCAACAACGCCGTCTTCCGCGGCGCCGGCGACGCCACCAGCGCCATGCGCGCCCTGTGGCTGGCCAACGCCATCAACCTGGTCCTGGACCCGTGCCTGATCTTCGGCTTGGGCCCCTTCCCGGAGCTCGGCCTCACCGGCGCCGCCATCGCCACCGCCACCGGCCGCGGCATCGGCGTCCTCTACCAGCTGCGGGTCCTGCACCGGGGCGTCGGCCGGGTGCGCATCACTGCCGCCCAGCTGCGCTGGCAGGGGGACGTCATGCTGCGCCTGCTGCGCCTCTCCATCGGCGGCATCGGCCAGTACCTGGTGGCCACCGCCAGCTGGATCGCCCTGGTGCGCATCACCGCCACCTTCGGCAGCGCCGCCCTCGCCGGTTACACCATCGGGCTGCGGCTGATCGTCTTCGCCCTGCTCCCCTCCTGGGGTCTGGGCAATGCCGCCGCCACCCTGGTGGGCCAATGCCTGGGCGCCGGCAAACCGGATCGGGCGGCCCGGGCGGTGTGGGTCAGCGGCCTCTACAACATGGTCTTCCTGGGCCTGGTGTCGGTGGCCTTCATCGCCTTCCCGCGCCCCCTCATCGCCCTCTTCACCGACCAGCCGGAGGTTCTGGACATCGGCGCTTCCTGCCTGCGCATCGTCGCCTACGGCTACCTTTTCTACGCCTGGGAAATGGTCCTGGTGCAGAGCTTCAACGGCGCCGGCGACACCACCACCCCCACCTACATCAACCTCTTCTCGTTCTGGATCTGCCAGATCCCCATGGCCTACGCACTGGCCCACTACACCCCCATGGGGGTCGACGGGGTCTTCGCCGCCGTCGCCGTCAGCTACTCCATCGCCGCCGTCATCGCCCTGGTGCTCTTCCGCCGCGGCACTTGGAAGACGCGAGTGGTCTGA